The segment TGCAAGAATAACAATATCTGGACTATTTTCCTTAAACCAATTTTTAACTTTATTTTGATCCCTTAAATCAATTTCTTTCCTTGAAACTGTAATTATATTTTTATATCCAAATTTTTTTAAAGCGCGACAGATTGCAGAGCCTGCCAGTCCATTATGACCTGCGACAAAAATAGAATCACTTTTCGAAATTAAATTCTTCATAAAGAATAAATGATAATATTCAAAATAAAATATTTATTGTTTAGCAAGTTTCAACTTATCAAATTCCACCATTTCGTGTATTAATTTTTCTAAAGTAATAGAGCTTCTCCATCCAAGTTTATTAATAGCTTTAGTAGGATCACCCAACAAACTATCTACTTCAGATGGCCTAAAATATCTTTTATCAACTTTGATAATTATTTTATTATTTTCATTTCTAATTCCAACCTCTTGCAAACCTGAGCCCTCCCAGCGAATAGCTGGTAGATTTCGGTTTTTTCTATTCCAGCCGAGCTCACATGCTACCAATTCAATAAATTCTTTGATACTTTTATTTTTTCCAGTAGCTATTACATAATCATCTGCATAATCTTGCTGAAGCATAAGCCATTGCATTTTCACATAATCCTTAGCATGACCCCAATCTCTCAAAGAATTTAAATTTCCAAGATAAAGTATTTCATCAATACCTGAATCAATTCTCACAAGACCCCTTGTGATTTTTCTCGTAACAAATGTTTCTCCTCTCCTTGGACTTTCATGATTAAACAAAATACCATTACATGCGTAAATACCATATGCATCTCTATAATTTTTTATTATCCAATATGAATACAATTTAGCCACGCCATAGGGACTTTGAGGGTTAAAAGGAGTATCTTCGTTTTGAGGGGATTTACATACTCTCCCATATAACTCACTAGTACTAGCTTGGTAAATTTTAGTCTTTTTTTCTAAGTTTAATATCCTAACAGCTTCAAGAATTCTTAATGTACCAAGAGCATCGCAATTTGCCGTATATTCTGGAGTTTCAAAGCTAACAGCTACATGACTTTGTGCAGCGAGATTATAAATTTCATCTGGTTCAATTTCTTTTATTAACCTAATAATATTTGTACTGTCAACTAAATCTCCGTAATGGAGTATTAATTGTGGAGATATTTCATGTGGGTCTTGATATAAATGATCAATTCTTTCAGTATTAAAACTACTCGATCGCCTCTTTATTCCGTGAACAATGTACCCCTTATCTAAAAGGAGTTCAGCAAGATAACTTCCATCTTGTCCAGTAATACCTGTAATTAATGCTACTTTTGAGCTATTCAATTCGTTTCAAAAACTTTTTTTATTTTAGAGCATAAACCTATTTTCGAATAGTTAACATAATTTTTATTTTTTTCAAAACAGATTAATTAATTACTCAATTAATAATCAGATCTCACAATAAATGCTCAAATCTAGTTCCTCAAGATTTTTGATATAACCATAAGGATTTTTCAAACCCCATCTCCAACCATCCCTACATATATCATCTAATGTTTTTCTTGCCTTCCAATTAAGTATAGAATTAGACAATCTACTATCTGCAAAAAGCACTCCACAATCTCCTATCCTCCTCTCTGAGAACTCATATTCAATTTTTATGTCATTAACTTTTTTAAAAGTATTTATTAACTCAAGTACTGTAGTTCCTTTACCAGTACCTAAATTTACTTTGATCAAATTATGTTTTGAATTTAATAACAAGCGTAATGCTTTTTCGTGACCATCTATTATATCCTCAACATGAACATAATCTCTTAAACAGGTGCCATCCCTAGTAGGCCAGTCTTTCCCAAAAATATTCAATTTTTTATTATTATCTTTAGCCACCTCACAAATAATTGGAAATAAATTATTTTTGTTTGAGATAGGATTTTCTCCTATTATTCCAGAGTGATGAGCTCCTACAGGATTAAAATATCTTAATATAGCTACTCCCCAATTTTTTCTGAAATGTAGATCAGTTAAAATTTCTTCAATTGTTTTTTTTGTTTTTCCATAAACATTAGAAGGGATTAATGAACTATCTTCTTTGATGGGACAATTTTGATTGTTACCATAAACGGCGGCACTACTGCTAAAAACTATATTTTTACAATCATATAACTCCATAACTTTAAATAAATTAATGGATCCTGAGACATTATATTCCCAATACTTAATTGGATTTTCCTCAGATTCACTAACAGCTTTTAAACCTGCAAAATGTAAAACTGCAATTATCTTTTGATTATTACAAAGAGC is part of the Prochlorococcus marinus subsp. pastoris str. CCMP1986 genome and harbors:
- the gmd gene encoding GDP-mannose 4,6-dehydratase, with protein sequence MNSSKVALITGITGQDGSYLAELLLDKGYIVHGIKRRSSSFNTERIDHLYQDPHEISPQLILHYGDLVDSTNIIRLIKEIEPDEIYNLAAQSHVAVSFETPEYTANCDALGTLRILEAVRILNLEKKTKIYQASTSELYGRVCKSPQNEDTPFNPQSPYGVAKLYSYWIIKNYRDAYGIYACNGILFNHESPRRGETFVTRKITRGLVRIDSGIDEILYLGNLNSLRDWGHAKDYVKMQWLMLQQDYADDYVIATGKNKSIKEFIELVACELGWNRKNRNLPAIRWEGSGLQEVGIRNENNKIIIKVDKRYFRPSEVDSLLGDPTKAINKLGWRSSITLEKLIHEMVEFDKLKLAKQ
- the galE gene encoding UDP-glucose 4-epimerase GalE, with the translated sequence MNNILITGGAGYLGSHACLNLLEAGYGIYIVDSLENSSFESISRVNRFFKEKNKFADNKIKFFKADITNFEKLKIIFEHALCNNQKIIAVLHFAGLKAVSESEENPIKYWEYNVSGSINLFKVMELYDCKNIVFSSSAAVYGNNQNCPIKEDSSLIPSNVYGKTKKTIEEILTDLHFRKNWGVAILRYFNPVGAHHSGIIGENPISNKNNLFPIICEVAKDNNKKLNIFGKDWPTRDGTCLRDYVHVEDIIDGHEKALRLLLNSKHNLIKVNLGTGKGTTVLELINTFKKVNDIKIEYEFSERRIGDCGVLFADSRLSNSILNWKARKTLDDICRDGWRWGLKNPYGYIKNLEELDLSIYCEI